One Paenibacillus riograndensis SBR5 DNA segment encodes these proteins:
- a CDS encoding ABC transporter substrate-binding protein, whose protein sequence is MMKKRSAVMLSSVMLMSVVLAACGGNSNNTASNNASNGSAGNTSGAVKTVKIFQFKTEIVEGLNELKVEFEKEHPNIKLDIQTVGGGADYGAALKTKFASGDAPDIFSNGGYAEMALWADKLEDLSDQPWVKDLIPMAAEPMTKDGKTYGMPMNLEGIGYVYNKDLFAKAGITETPKTITELEAAAKKLQAINVTPFGNAYQEWWLLGNQGISVAFAQQDNVDEFIKGLNAGTASIVGNPVFKDWSNLLNLTVKYGQKNPLTTDANTHLALFAKGETAMMQEGNWAQTLVDNITPNMNIGMFPMPINDNAEKNDKLTVGIPANLVVNKDSASKEEAKTFLNWLVTSDMGKEYITKKWKFIPALKTIEATPEDIGALGSDVWKYVQDGKVYGLQSSKFPDGVTQEFASVIQELIAGKTDEAGWEKSMQAAWDKLKK, encoded by the coding sequence ATGATGAAGAAACGTTCTGCAGTGATGCTGTCATCTGTAATGCTAATGTCAGTTGTGCTTGCGGCCTGTGGCGGAAATTCCAATAATACCGCATCTAATAATGCATCAAATGGAAGCGCTGGCAATACATCCGGCGCAGTGAAAACGGTTAAAATCTTTCAGTTCAAAACGGAAATCGTTGAAGGCCTGAATGAGCTGAAGGTGGAATTCGAAAAAGAGCATCCTAACATCAAGCTGGATATTCAAACAGTCGGCGGCGGTGCAGACTATGGGGCAGCCCTGAAAACCAAATTTGCTTCCGGCGATGCGCCCGATATTTTCTCCAATGGGGGATATGCCGAAATGGCCCTGTGGGCAGACAAGCTGGAAGACCTGTCCGACCAGCCTTGGGTGAAGGATCTGATCCCGATGGCGGCAGAGCCTATGACCAAAGACGGCAAAACCTACGGTATGCCCATGAACCTTGAAGGAATCGGCTATGTGTACAACAAGGATTTGTTCGCCAAAGCCGGCATCACTGAAACGCCAAAAACCATCACCGAGCTAGAAGCAGCCGCTAAAAAGCTGCAGGCTATCAATGTCACACCTTTCGGCAACGCGTATCAGGAATGGTGGCTGCTGGGCAACCAGGGCATCAGCGTAGCCTTTGCACAGCAGGATAACGTAGATGAGTTCATCAAAGGCCTCAATGCAGGCACTGCAAGTATCGTAGGCAACCCGGTATTCAAGGACTGGAGCAACCTGCTTAATTTGACCGTGAAATACGGCCAGAAAAATCCGCTGACCACCGATGCCAATACTCACCTGGCTCTGTTCGCCAAGGGTGAAACGGCTATGATGCAGGAAGGCAACTGGGCTCAAACGCTTGTGGACAACATTACGCCTAACATGAACATCGGCATGTTCCCTATGCCAATCAATGATAATGCAGAGAAGAATGATAAGCTGACTGTAGGGATTCCTGCCAACCTGGTTGTGAACAAGGATTCCGCTTCCAAAGAAGAAGCCAAAACATTCTTGAACTGGCTCGTAACTTCCGATATGGGTAAAGAATATATCACTAAAAAATGGAAGTTCATCCCTGCGTTGAAAACCATTGAAGCTACTCCGGAGGATATCGGGGCACTCGGTTCCGATGTATGGAAATATGTGCAGGACGGCAAGGTGTATGGTCTGCAATCCTCCAAATTCCCTGATGGTGTGACTCAAGAATTTGCCAGTGTCATTCAAGAGCTGATCGCGGGTAAAACGGACGAAGCCGGCTGGGAAAAAAGCATGCAGGCCGCTTGGGATAAGCTGAAGAAATAG